One genomic region from Nocardia vinacea encodes:
- a CDS encoding MBL fold metallo-hydrolase yields the protein MTTDTNSPAVPIRATVFVSRWPNVPAFEFPGIPNGTFSPTTAVLVSGATEVVLIDALYLKDDVQDLGDLIERTGKKLTTIYITHDHQDHYLGIGPLMERFPDAKCVALPHVIESMKQTMELQTMQWNLLFGDAVVPSGPLPDPLETDTLYVDGSPLHIIEVKQADVHPTTIVHIPEIDAVIAGDSIYNEIYPMLGLSTPAEWQDWLETVDVVEKLQPKMIVCGHRRPDGDDYAVETMIAQTRSYIQDFIAAFPVAKDADDLVSIMSAKYPNHANVWTLQFSAINAFAARDGA from the coding sequence ATGACGACTGACACCAACTCGCCTGCTGTACCCATCCGTGCGACGGTCTTCGTCAGTCGCTGGCCGAATGTCCCGGCCTTTGAGTTTCCCGGCATTCCCAACGGCACCTTCTCGCCGACCACCGCCGTCCTCGTGAGTGGCGCGACGGAGGTCGTTCTCATCGACGCGCTGTACCTCAAGGACGACGTCCAAGACCTCGGCGACCTGATCGAGCGCACCGGCAAGAAGCTGACCACGATCTACATCACCCACGATCACCAGGACCACTACCTGGGCATCGGACCGCTCATGGAGCGGTTCCCGGACGCGAAATGCGTGGCATTGCCGCATGTGATCGAGTCCATGAAGCAGACCATGGAGTTGCAGACCATGCAGTGGAATTTGCTGTTCGGCGACGCCGTCGTACCTTCAGGTCCACTTCCGGACCCGCTGGAGACCGACACCCTGTACGTCGACGGATCCCCCTTGCACATCATCGAGGTGAAGCAGGCCGACGTACATCCCACGACCATCGTGCACATCCCCGAGATCGACGCCGTTATCGCTGGTGATTCCATCTACAACGAGATCTACCCGATGCTCGGCCTGTCGACTCCCGCGGAATGGCAGGACTGGCTGGAAACCGTCGATGTCGTGGAGAAGCTCCAGCCGAAGATGATCGTGTGCGGACACCGCAGGCCCGACGGCGATGACTACGCGGTCGAGACCATGATCGCCCAGACCCGTTCGTACATCCAGGACTTCATCGCCGCCTTCCCGGTCGCGAAGGACGCCGACGACCTCGTGTCGATCATGAGCGCCAAATACCCCAATCACGCCAATGTGTGGACCTTGCAATTCTCTGCCATCAACGCGTTCGCGGCACGCGACGGCGCGTAG
- a CDS encoding alpha/beta hydrolase — protein MNREDIEFKGEGGVTLRGWFYPAQNTSGPAPVIVLVHGMSGVKEMHLDDYASLFAEAGLNALAYDHQNFGDSDGTPRQELDPVLQYRDFRNAITYATTRPEVDPSRVGIWGTSFAGGHALMVAAIDKRVKAVVAQVPFISGPATLDRLIRPDFLPHVRGNFDADRHNRFNDGEPAMLATVSPDPMGQAAMPQLDAYEWFTKTAALRAPNWKNEMTARSLELAGEYNPGSFISQISPTPLLMIVADEDACTPYALALDAYERAREPKQLIVTHGGHFDFYTGPGFDECAGAARDHFVKHLRA, from the coding sequence ATGAATCGCGAAGACATCGAGTTCAAGGGTGAGGGTGGTGTCACCCTCCGCGGCTGGTTCTACCCGGCGCAGAACACCAGCGGCCCCGCGCCGGTCATCGTCCTGGTGCACGGAATGTCCGGCGTCAAGGAAATGCACCTGGACGACTATGCGAGCCTCTTCGCCGAAGCCGGCCTCAACGCGCTCGCCTACGACCACCAGAACTTCGGTGACAGCGACGGAACTCCTCGCCAAGAGCTTGACCCGGTCCTGCAGTACCGCGACTTCCGCAATGCGATCACCTACGCGACCACTCGCCCGGAGGTCGACCCGTCGAGGGTCGGCATCTGGGGCACGAGCTTCGCCGGTGGACACGCTCTGATGGTGGCGGCGATCGACAAGAGGGTGAAGGCAGTCGTCGCCCAGGTGCCCTTTATCTCGGGTCCGGCCACGTTGGATCGGCTGATCCGGCCGGACTTCCTGCCCCACGTCCGCGGGAACTTCGACGCCGACCGCCACAATCGGTTCAACGATGGCGAGCCCGCGATGCTTGCGACTGTCTCGCCCGACCCGATGGGGCAGGCCGCGATGCCGCAGCTCGATGCCTACGAGTGGTTCACCAAGACGGCGGCGCTGCGCGCCCCGAACTGGAAGAACGAGATGACGGCGCGCAGTCTGGAGCTGGCCGGCGAATACAACCCCGGCAGCTTCATCAGCCAGATCTCGCCCACGCCGCTCCTGATGATCGTCGCCGACGAGGACGCGTGTACGCCTTATGCTCTCGCACTCGACGCGTACGAGCGAGCCCGGGAGCCGAAGCAGCTCATCGTCACCCATGGCGGACACTTCGACTTCTACACCGGCCCCGGCTTCGACGAATGCGCCGGAGCCGCGCGCGACCACTTCGTCAAGCACCTCCGAGCATGA
- a CDS encoding PadR family transcriptional regulator — protein MSKVGGAIRRRNINGGQRSMSLRCAILTALMERPSTGKELTRRFDSSIGYFWHATHQQIYRELGNMTDDDLVQPHASQVKGRGAPRAYEITETGVQYLRGWVSTGQEPVPLRDPLLVRLRAAAVLGDIDLSDDIQQHLDYHRSLLETYRDIEDRDFNGPATTRRERLQHLILQAGIDIELSWAEWCAKAAEQLAIERAERHRRSS, from the coding sequence ATGAGTAAAGTTGGCGGCGCTATACGTCGCCGAAACATCAACGGAGGTCAGCGGTCGATGTCGCTGAGGTGCGCGATCCTTACGGCGCTCATGGAGCGCCCCTCCACCGGCAAGGAGCTGACACGACGCTTCGACTCATCTATCGGCTACTTCTGGCATGCCACCCACCAGCAGATTTATCGTGAACTCGGGAACATGACCGACGACGATCTCGTCCAGCCGCATGCCAGCCAGGTGAAAGGCAGAGGCGCACCTCGCGCGTACGAGATCACCGAAACAGGCGTGCAATATCTACGAGGATGGGTTAGCACCGGGCAAGAGCCGGTGCCCCTCAGGGATCCGTTGTTGGTGCGCCTGCGCGCCGCCGCCGTTCTGGGCGACATCGACCTGAGCGACGATATTCAACAGCATTTGGACTATCACCGGTCCCTTCTCGAGACGTACCGCGATATCGAGGACCGAGACTTCAACGGCCCCGCAACGACACGTCGAGAGCGCCTCCAGCACCTAATCCTGCAGGCAGGCATCGACATCGAACTGTCCTGGGCCGAATGGTGCGCGAAGGCGGCAGAGCAACTGGCGATAGAGCGGGCCGAGAGGCATCGTCGATCGTCCTGA
- a CDS encoding NADPH-dependent 2,4-dienoyl-CoA reductase gives MTAFRRLFEPLEVGPLTLPNRVVMGSMHLGLEEVEGGFETMAAFYAERARGGVGLIVTGGVSPNHAGRPFAVGATMSTAEDVRQHLLVTRSVHDAGGRIALQLLHFGRYAKHSDLVAPSAVRAPINRFVPREMDPAEIEETIDDFAAAAVLARSAGYDGVEIMGSEGYLINEFLAPRTNLRLDEWGGDFENRARFAVEIVRRTRLAVGEDMLISFRISVTDLVPEGSTFAETIELARRLEQAGVSMLSTGIGWHESSVPTIASPVPAGAFRDYSAKITAAVNIPVVASNRINTPELAEEILASGGADLISMARPLLADPEFVNKARDGRAHRINTCIACNQACIDHTLAEKTTTCLVNPRAGHELTLLPTPPKTYKRIGVVGAGPAGMAFSSFAARRGHQVTLFEGRPTLGGQFDLAWRIPGKSEYRETIRYYEGELEEAGVSIRLKTQACAELLLSEDFDEIVLATGVKPRRISIAGASHPSVVSYVDVLRGTAPVGGRVAIIGAGGIGFDIAAFITNEESSDTDPRAEFFQHWGVDIDPHVPGGVRAPAKLGSARRVYLLQRKTDKVGAGLGLTTGWIHRAHVASRGVEMMSGVTYEAIDDDGLHITVNGRATTLDVDTVIVCAGQLPERDIYDELLTRGIPTHLIGGASVAAELDAKRAIREGAELASRI, from the coding sequence ATGACCGCCTTCCGCAGACTGTTCGAACCGCTGGAAGTGGGGCCGCTGACCCTGCCGAATCGGGTGGTGATGGGCTCGATGCATCTGGGCTTGGAGGAAGTCGAAGGCGGATTCGAGACGATGGCCGCGTTCTACGCCGAGCGTGCACGGGGCGGCGTCGGCCTCATCGTCACCGGCGGCGTTTCACCGAACCACGCCGGCAGGCCGTTCGCGGTGGGCGCGACAATGTCCACCGCCGAGGACGTGCGGCAGCACCTGCTGGTGACACGCTCGGTGCACGACGCGGGCGGTCGAATCGCACTGCAGCTATTGCATTTCGGCCGCTATGCCAAGCATTCCGATTTAGTGGCGCCGAGTGCCGTGCGAGCGCCGATCAATCGCTTTGTTCCGCGCGAGATGGACCCGGCCGAGATCGAAGAGACGATCGACGACTTCGCGGCCGCGGCCGTGCTCGCGCGGTCCGCCGGTTATGACGGCGTCGAGATCATGGGATCCGAGGGCTATCTGATCAACGAATTTCTTGCGCCCCGTACCAATCTCCGGCTCGATGAATGGGGCGGGGACTTCGAGAACAGGGCACGGTTCGCCGTCGAGATCGTGCGCCGCACACGCCTGGCCGTCGGCGAGGACATGCTGATTTCGTTCCGGATCTCCGTCACCGATCTGGTTCCCGAGGGCTCCACCTTCGCCGAGACGATTGAACTGGCGCGGCGACTCGAGCAGGCGGGGGTGTCGATGCTGAGCACTGGTATCGGTTGGCACGAATCGAGTGTTCCGACGATCGCGTCGCCGGTACCCGCAGGCGCGTTCCGGGACTATTCGGCGAAAATTACTGCGGCCGTGAACATTCCGGTCGTCGCGAGCAACCGGATCAACACCCCCGAACTCGCCGAAGAGATTTTGGCCAGCGGTGGCGCGGATCTGATATCCATGGCGCGTCCGCTGCTGGCGGATCCGGAGTTCGTGAACAAGGCGCGCGACGGGCGGGCGCACCGCATCAATACCTGCATCGCGTGTAATCAAGCGTGCATCGACCATACATTGGCCGAAAAGACCACGACCTGCCTGGTAAATCCCCGCGCGGGCCATGAGCTCACGCTGCTGCCCACGCCACCGAAGACATACAAACGCATCGGCGTGGTGGGGGCCGGACCGGCGGGGATGGCGTTCAGTTCGTTTGCCGCCCGACGGGGCCACCAGGTGACACTGTTCGAAGGCCGCCCCACGCTCGGCGGGCAGTTCGATCTGGCATGGCGTATTCCGGGTAAGTCGGAGTATCGCGAGACGATCAGGTACTACGAGGGTGAACTCGAGGAGGCGGGCGTCTCGATCCGGCTGAAGACGCAGGCCTGCGCCGAGTTGCTGCTGTCAGAGGATTTCGACGAGATTGTCCTTGCGACGGGAGTGAAGCCACGCCGCATATCGATTGCTGGAGCGTCGCATCCGTCGGTAGTCAGCTATGTCGATGTGCTTCGCGGGACGGCACCGGTCGGTGGTCGAGTCGCCATCATCGGTGCCGGCGGCATCGGTTTCGATATCGCCGCCTTCATCACGAATGAGGAATCTTCCGATACCGATCCTCGCGCGGAATTCTTCCAGCACTGGGGGGTGGATATCGATCCGCACGTGCCGGGCGGAGTGCGGGCACCGGCGAAACTCGGTTCCGCACGCCGGGTCTATTTGCTGCAGCGAAAGACCGACAAAGTGGGTGCGGGCCTCGGGTTGACCACCGGATGGATCCACCGGGCACACGTCGCGTCGCGCGGCGTTGAGATGATGTCCGGAGTTACCTACGAGGCCATCGACGACGACGGCCTGCATATCACCGTGAACGGCCGCGCCACAACGCTGGACGTGGACACGGTAATAGTGTGTGCCGGGCAATTGCCCGAGCGTGACATCTACGACGAGTTGCTGACACGGGGGATACCCACACATCTCATCGGCGGGGCGTCGGTCGCTGCCGAACTGGACGCCAAACGCGCGATTCGGGAGGGCGCGGAACTGGCCTCGAGGATCTGA
- a CDS encoding enoyl-CoA hydratase/isomerase family protein: protein MAGPTEAELHSAGLRFTHSGPIAEITLCKPERRNTQSPAMWRALAVLGQTMPADVRILVVRAEGPSFSAGLDRSMLNATANTETIAGLLDGPDVTIARKIREYQDGFMFLRDSNFISIAAVQGHAVGAGFQLALACDLRIVADNAVFCMKEPALGLVPDLTGLTPLVRQVGYGRALEICVRARNVDAKEAEALGLAHCVVPADNLEREVEDWARGLLQADTGAARETKALLQSAEISDNDLQRQLEGAAQARLLRALFATTDGPGRQF, encoded by the coding sequence ATGGCGGGCCCAACCGAGGCCGAGCTGCACTCGGCGGGACTGCGGTTCACGCACAGCGGACCGATCGCCGAGATCACGCTGTGCAAACCGGAACGGCGTAACACGCAGTCTCCGGCAATGTGGCGGGCGCTCGCCGTGTTAGGACAGACGATGCCGGCCGATGTTCGCATTCTTGTCGTGCGTGCCGAAGGGCCCAGCTTCTCGGCTGGTTTGGATCGCTCCATGCTGAACGCCACTGCCAACACCGAAACCATTGCCGGTCTGCTCGATGGTCCCGATGTGACCATCGCGCGGAAGATCCGTGAGTACCAAGACGGTTTCATGTTTCTGCGCGACTCGAACTTCATCTCGATCGCCGCTGTCCAGGGACACGCCGTCGGTGCCGGATTCCAGCTCGCCCTCGCGTGCGATCTCAGGATCGTGGCCGACAACGCGGTCTTCTGCATGAAAGAACCCGCCCTCGGACTGGTGCCCGACCTGACGGGACTCACTCCCCTGGTTCGGCAGGTCGGGTACGGGCGCGCACTCGAAATCTGCGTTCGGGCACGCAATGTCGACGCCAAGGAAGCAGAAGCCCTGGGATTGGCGCACTGTGTGGTGCCTGCCGACAATCTCGAGCGCGAGGTCGAGGACTGGGCTCGCGGTCTGTTACAGGCGGACACCGGTGCCGCTCGCGAGACCAAGGCGCTACTGCAGTCGGCCGAGATCTCGGACAACGACCTGCAACGCCAGCTCGAGGGCGCGGCCCAGGCGCGCCTGCTGCGCGCCCTCTTCGCAACCACGGACGGCCCCGGCCGACAGTTCTGA
- a CDS encoding SDR family oxidoreductase codes for MFPELFSVSGKTVLVTGGTRGIGYMIAEGYLRAGARVYITSRKEAACAEAATALSEFGEVHAIPCDVTNDEQCQALIDAIAAREPKLHVLVNNAGATWGAPLDEFPGAAWDRVLGANVKAPFTMTRVARLLLEKASTEQDPARVINIGSIDGLTVPGVPNFSYSASKAAIHHLTRHLAAELAPTILVNAIAPGPFPSKMTAALLSEAGDQLTAASPVGRIGEPADIAATAVFLSSRASNFIAGAVIPLDGGLTTTIGLKF; via the coding sequence ATGTTCCCTGAACTGTTCTCTGTGTCAGGCAAGACGGTCCTGGTCACCGGCGGTACCCGAGGCATCGGCTACATGATCGCCGAGGGATACCTGAGGGCAGGCGCCCGCGTGTACATCACCTCGCGGAAAGAGGCCGCCTGTGCCGAGGCGGCGACCGCCCTCTCGGAATTCGGTGAGGTGCACGCCATCCCGTGCGACGTCACCAACGACGAGCAGTGCCAAGCATTGATCGACGCGATCGCGGCTCGCGAACCGAAGCTGCACGTGCTGGTCAACAATGCCGGTGCCACCTGGGGTGCGCCGCTCGACGAGTTTCCCGGCGCCGCGTGGGACAGGGTGCTGGGCGCCAATGTCAAAGCGCCGTTCACGATGACCCGCGTGGCGCGCCTGCTACTGGAGAAGGCGTCCACCGAACAGGACCCGGCCCGAGTGATCAATATCGGCTCCATCGACGGGCTGACAGTGCCGGGCGTACCCAACTTCTCCTACTCGGCGTCCAAAGCCGCCATCCACCACCTCACGCGCCACCTGGCCGCGGAGCTGGCGCCCACCATTCTGGTCAATGCCATCGCGCCCGGCCCGTTCCCGTCGAAGATGACGGCAGCGCTGCTGTCGGAGGCCGGCGATCAGCTGACCGCGGCCTCCCCGGTCGGTCGAATCGGCGAACCCGCCGATATCGCGGCGACGGCGGTGTTCCTCAGCTCTCGCGCCTCGAATTTCATTGCCGGAGCGGTCATCCCGCTCGACGGCGGTCTCACCACAACCATCGGTCTCAAGTTCTAG
- a CDS encoding acyl-CoA dehydrogenase, giving the protein MYKAPIAHYDFLYSEVLGSDILEAVTDGELKASDAHEVLTAAAEFAVDKLHPLNTVGDRVGSVLSEGVVRTPAGYQDAYQAVARAGWVGFGLESEIGGGGAPFLLRQAVSELWFAANPAFSVCWLLSTGAAAALNSAASPELKDVYLSKIASGEWTGTMNLTESDAGTDLSAIRTIARPKGDGTWAVTGQKIFITWGDHDLTDNIVHLVLARTPDAPAGLGGLSLFVVPKFLVDSEGGIGERNRVTTVALEHKLGLHVSPTCVLDYADATGYLVGDLHRGLAGMFVMMNNARIGVGLQGLGLADLAYQEARDYAQQRVQGSVVGRPAGTPIAEHPDVARLLLSMSSSISAMRGFSMQMAEWLDRSQRADSPEAGQLAEFGVPILKGWFTEEAVRIASDGVQVYGGMGFIEEAGAAQHYRDARIMPIYEGTTAIQANDLIGRKLIRADGAAAWRFFELIDSSLAPLRSGGHPVATRTAERLERALRAARDTTQALLSLAAANPRDAYAGSVSYLTLLSLLAGAWMHGRMVTAVLAHPELSTADRQRLTEADFYGAHHLSRVHALAEAIRAGEIV; this is encoded by the coding sequence GTGTACAAAGCCCCCATCGCCCACTACGACTTCCTCTATAGCGAAGTCCTCGGCTCGGACATTCTCGAGGCCGTGACCGACGGCGAACTCAAAGCGAGCGACGCTCACGAAGTCCTCACCGCCGCAGCGGAATTCGCGGTCGACAAGCTGCATCCGCTCAATACGGTCGGCGATCGTGTCGGCAGTGTGCTGTCCGAGGGTGTCGTGCGAACCCCAGCCGGCTACCAGGATGCCTACCAGGCCGTCGCCAGGGCCGGGTGGGTCGGGTTCGGCCTCGAGTCCGAGATCGGAGGTGGGGGCGCGCCTTTCCTGCTCCGTCAAGCGGTCTCGGAGCTGTGGTTCGCCGCTAATCCCGCGTTCTCGGTGTGCTGGCTGTTGTCGACCGGTGCGGCAGCGGCTTTGAACTCGGCCGCGAGTCCCGAGTTGAAGGACGTGTATCTGTCGAAGATCGCGTCCGGCGAGTGGACGGGCACGATGAACCTGACTGAATCCGATGCCGGCACCGATCTGTCCGCGATCCGGACCATTGCCCGCCCCAAAGGGGACGGCACGTGGGCGGTCACCGGGCAGAAGATCTTCATCACCTGGGGTGATCACGATCTGACGGACAACATCGTGCATCTGGTGCTCGCGCGTACCCCGGACGCGCCCGCGGGGTTGGGTGGGCTGTCGCTGTTCGTGGTGCCGAAGTTCCTGGTCGACAGCGAAGGCGGTATTGGTGAGCGCAATCGCGTCACCACCGTCGCCTTGGAGCACAAACTCGGCCTGCATGTCAGTCCGACCTGCGTGCTGGATTACGCGGACGCGACCGGCTATCTCGTCGGGGATCTGCACCGTGGCCTCGCGGGGATGTTCGTCATGATGAACAACGCGCGCATCGGTGTCGGGCTGCAGGGCCTCGGTCTGGCCGACCTCGCGTACCAGGAGGCCCGCGACTACGCCCAGCAGCGGGTGCAGGGCAGCGTGGTCGGACGCCCGGCGGGCACCCCCATCGCCGAGCACCCCGACGTTGCCCGCCTGCTGCTGTCGATGTCGAGTTCGATCTCGGCGATGCGCGGCTTCTCGATGCAGATGGCCGAGTGGCTCGACCGTTCGCAGCGCGCCGACTCGCCCGAGGCCGGTCAGCTGGCCGAATTCGGTGTTCCTATCCTCAAGGGCTGGTTCACCGAGGAGGCGGTGCGCATCGCCTCCGATGGCGTCCAGGTCTACGGAGGCATGGGCTTCATCGAGGAAGCCGGCGCGGCACAGCACTATCGCGATGCGCGAATCATGCCGATCTACGAAGGAACTACCGCGATTCAGGCCAACGATCTGATCGGCCGCAAGCTGATTCGCGCCGATGGTGCGGCGGCGTGGCGGTTCTTCGAACTGATCGACTCCAGCCTTGCTCCGCTTCGATCCGGCGGCCACCCGGTGGCGACGCGCACCGCCGAACGGCTCGAACGCGCCCTGCGCGCGGCACGTGACACCACGCAGGCACTGCTGTCCCTGGCCGCGGCGAACCCGCGTGACGCCTATGCCGGATCGGTGAGTTACCTGACCCTGCTCAGCCTGCTCGCCGGAGCGTGGATGCACGGCCGCATGGTCACCGCCGTGCTCGCCCACCCTGAACTGTCCACCGCCGACCGGCAGCGCCTGACCGAGGCCGACTTCTACGGCGCTCATCACCTCAGCCGTGTCCATGCCCTGGCCGAGGCCATCCGTGCAGGCGAAATCGTATGA
- a CDS encoding acetyl-CoA C-acetyltransferase, which yields MPEAVIVATARSPIGRAGKGSMIPMRPDDLATQIVRAALSKVPALDPADIDDLILGTASPAGEGGYNMARVVSVLSGLDTVPGTTVNRYCSSSLQTTRMAFHAIKAGEGHAFLSAGVETVSRFGKGASDSSPDTMNDRFSAAIERTEARSAAGAPEWVDPRKEGLLPDIYIGMGQTAENVAEMTGITREEQDRWAVRSQNRAVAAVESGFFGREITPITLPDGTVVTADDGPRPGTTYDVVAGLKSLFRPDGTITAGNACPLNDGAAALVIISDTRATELGLTPLARIVSTGVSALSPEIMGLGPVEATRRALALAGMSVSDIDLFEINEAFAVQVLGSAREIGIDEDKLNVSGGAIALGHPFGMTGARITTTLLNNLQTYDKQFGVETMCVGGGQGMAMVLERLS from the coding sequence ATGCCTGAAGCCGTAATCGTCGCCACCGCACGCTCCCCGATCGGGCGCGCCGGCAAAGGGTCGATGATTCCGATGCGGCCCGACGATCTGGCCACCCAGATCGTGCGCGCGGCACTGTCGAAGGTGCCCGCGCTCGATCCGGCCGATATCGATGACCTGATCCTGGGCACCGCCTCGCCCGCAGGTGAGGGCGGATACAACATGGCCCGGGTCGTCAGTGTGCTGTCCGGACTCGACACAGTTCCCGGCACCACCGTCAACCGCTACTGTTCGTCGTCGTTGCAGACGACCCGAATGGCGTTCCATGCGATCAAAGCCGGAGAAGGACACGCTTTCCTCTCCGCCGGCGTCGAAACGGTCAGCCGATTCGGCAAGGGTGCCTCGGACTCCTCGCCGGACACCATGAACGACCGGTTCTCCGCTGCGATCGAACGGACCGAAGCACGGTCCGCTGCGGGCGCACCGGAATGGGTTGATCCGCGCAAGGAGGGACTGCTCCCCGACATCTACATCGGCATGGGCCAGACCGCCGAGAATGTCGCCGAAATGACCGGCATCACCCGCGAAGAGCAGGACCGCTGGGCCGTGCGCAGCCAGAACCGCGCGGTCGCGGCGGTCGAGTCCGGCTTCTTCGGCCGAGAGATCACGCCGATCACCTTGCCCGACGGCACCGTCGTCACTGCAGACGACGGCCCTCGGCCCGGTACCACCTACGACGTCGTCGCCGGGTTGAAGTCGCTGTTCCGCCCCGACGGCACCATTACCGCCGGCAATGCCTGCCCCCTCAACGACGGCGCCGCCGCATTGGTCATCATTTCCGACACCAGGGCCACGGAACTCGGACTCACCCCGTTGGCGCGAATTGTGTCGACCGGTGTCTCGGCACTGTCGCCGGAGATCATGGGCCTCGGTCCGGTCGAGGCCACCCGGCGCGCGCTGGCGCTGGCCGGGATGTCGGTGTCCGATATCGATCTGTTCGAGATCAATGAGGCATTCGCGGTCCAGGTTCTCGGCTCCGCACGCGAAATCGGCATCGACGAAGACAAGCTCAACGTCTCCGGCGGCGCGATCGCCTTGGGCCACCCATTCGGCATGACCGGCGCCCGCATCACCACAACCCTGCTCAACAACCTCCAGACCTACGACAAGCAATTCGGGGTCGAAACCATGTGCGTCGGCGGCGGTCAAGGCATGGCCATGGTCCTGGAACGACTGTCCTGA
- a CDS encoding MBL fold metallo-hydrolase, with product MSDLAINVYTCQAFDLPGGGQFSPTTSTLITGPTEAILVDTQFLAADVDEVIDLIEDSGKQLTTIFITHGHFDHYFGLERLLNRFPQARAVAVPAVAKAIAANLDSDRAYVRDFLGGLALDNAAAPEPFDNLVLTIDGVEVVAIEIEQADTAPTAILHIPTLQAVIAGDVVYNGVNPMLAMTNRNDWPNWIAGVDHLASLNPTTVVAGHKRPELGDPADCIDETRDYLQEFVANVDSLANARELIAHMQSLFPDHANPSTLVVSAVTAFKRKKQND from the coding sequence ATGAGCGATCTCGCAATAAACGTCTACACCTGCCAAGCATTCGACTTGCCGGGCGGTGGACAGTTCTCGCCCACCACCTCGACCCTGATCACCGGACCGACCGAAGCGATACTCGTCGACACGCAGTTCCTCGCCGCCGATGTCGACGAGGTGATCGATCTGATCGAGGATTCCGGCAAGCAGCTGACCACGATCTTCATCACCCACGGACACTTCGATCACTACTTCGGTCTGGAGCGGCTGCTGAACCGGTTCCCGCAAGCCCGCGCGGTGGCGGTACCGGCCGTGGCCAAGGCCATCGCGGCCAACCTCGACAGTGATCGCGCCTACGTCCGGGATTTCCTCGGCGGGCTGGCTCTCGACAACGCCGCGGCACCCGAGCCGTTCGACAACCTCGTCCTCACCATCGATGGTGTGGAAGTGGTGGCCATCGAGATCGAGCAGGCCGATACCGCGCCCACCGCCATCCTCCATATCCCAACCCTGCAAGCGGTGATCGCTGGAGACGTGGTCTACAACGGTGTCAACCCCATGCTGGCGATGACCAATCGGAACGACTGGCCGAACTGGATCGCCGGCGTCGACCACCTCGCCTCGCTGAACCCCACAACGGTGGTCGCCGGACACAAGCGCCCCGAACTCGGCGACCCGGCCGATTGCATCGACGAAACGCGTGACTACCTGCAGGAATTCGTCGCCAACGTCGATAGCCTGGCGAACGCGCGCGAACTGATCGCCCACATGCAGTCTCTTTTCCCGGACCACGCCAACCCCTCGACGCTGGTGGTGTCGGCGGTTACCGCGTTCAAACGGAAGAAGCAGAACGACTGA
- a CDS encoding cupin domain-containing protein, translating to MAVRVPADPLSAPLPPLVVARYRSPDGRAEVTLRTNVWFDGTWWSCLDRSFRAGAGFLVPHSHAHTDEVHFVRNGEVRYLQSGSWRTARAGDVFLFPAGTVHADPWATKAGPATVTSLLSPAVPAWIEFGLRVGRLTRSGQLTRRGQPPLPVLMKIVHETGVDVLALGLPAGLQRRLAIPALAAIGRLFWKKA from the coding sequence ATGGCCGTCCGAGTGCCAGCCGACCCGTTGTCGGCACCGCTGCCGCCGCTTGTCGTCGCGCGGTACCGCTCGCCCGATGGGCGCGCCGAGGTGACCCTGCGCACCAATGTCTGGTTCGACGGAACGTGGTGGTCATGCCTCGATCGGTCGTTCCGGGCGGGCGCCGGGTTCCTCGTGCCGCATTCGCACGCACACACCGACGAGGTGCACTTCGTTCGTAACGGTGAAGTGCGTTATCTGCAGAGCGGGAGCTGGCGTACCGCCCGTGCCGGCGACGTCTTCCTGTTTCCGGCCGGCACAGTGCATGCCGACCCATGGGCGACGAAGGCTGGGCCCGCAACCGTCACTTCGCTGCTGTCCCCGGCCGTTCCGGCGTGGATCGAGTTCGGCTTACGTGTGGGGCGGCTGACTCGGAGCGGGCAGCTCACCCGACGCGGCCAGCCCCCACTGCCGGTGCTCATGAAGATCGTGCACGAGACCGGCGTCGACGTCTTGGCCCTCGGTCTGCCTGCCGGATTGCAACGACGACTGGCCATCCCGGCGCTCGCCGCGATCGGCCGACTGTTCTGGAAGAAAGCATGA